The following is a genomic window from Armatimonadota bacterium.
AAGGAGTTCCTTGTTTGCGATTTCCCGGCGTTCCTCAGCGCTGCCGGAAAGGATCATCTTGCGGAAGCTGAGGATACGCTTCTCATCGAAGAACATGTGCTCGGTGCGGGTAAGGCCGATGCCCTGCGCACCCAGGGCGATTGCAAGCTCGCTGTCCTCGGGCGTGTCCGCGTTGGTCCGGACGCCGAGGGTCTTGTACTTGTCGGCCCACTCCATCAGGCGCGCGAAGTAGACGAACAGCGGGTCCTTCTGGGCGGCCTTGTTGCCGCGAAGGCCGCGGATGACCACGGACTCCTGGGGCTCGACGTCGCCCAGCATGACCTCACCCGTGCCACCATCGATGGAGATGAAGTCGCCTTCTTTGACGACGACGTCGCCGGCGCTGAACTGCGCCTTGGAGTAGCTGATTTCGATGCCGCTGCAGCCGACAACACAGGGCTTGCCCATCTGGCGACCCACAACGGCGGCGTGGGAGGTCTTCCCGCCGAAGGAGGTCAGAATGCCCTGGGCGGCGGCCATGCCGCGAATGTCCTCGGGGGATGTCTCGTGGCGGACGAGGATCACTCGCTCGCCCTTTGCTGCCCACTCCTCCGCATGGGCAGCGGAGAAGACGACTTTCCCGGCAGCGGCGCCCGGAGAAGCGTCAACGCCCTTGACGATTGGCGCCGGCTTCTTCTTCGGGTCAAACTGCGGGTGAAGGAGCTGGTCGAGCTGGGACGGCGGAACGAGCATCAGAGCCTGGGCTTCGTCAATGAGCCCCTCGTCGTGCAGGTCGCAGGCGATCTTCACGGCCGCCTGCGCGGTCCGCTTGCCATTGCGGGTCTGCAGCATGTACAGCTTGCCCTTCTCGATGGTGAACTCCATGTCCTGGACGTCCTTGTAGAAGGTCTCCAGGCGCTTGCAGATCTCCACGAACTCATCGTAGCAGGCCTTGTCGATGCGCTCGAGCTCGGCGATCGGCACGGGGGTGCGGATGCCGGCGACAACGTCCTCGCCTTGGGCATTCTGCAGGTATTCGCCGTACAGGACCTTCTCGCCGGTCGCAGGATCGCGGGTGAATGCGACGCCGGTGCCTGAGTCGTCGCCCATATTCCCGAAGACCATCATCTGGACGTTGACCGCAGTGCCCCAGTCGTGGGGGATCTTGTTCATGTTGCGGTAGGCGATTGCGCGATCATTGTCCCAGGACTCGAAGACGGCGCGAACCCCCTCAATGAGCTGGTCCTCGGCGTTGGTCGGGAAGTCCTTGCCCACAACCTTCTTGTAGACGGCCTTCTCCGCCTCAACAACCTTCTTCAGACCAGCAGCAGAGACTTCGGTGTCTTCCTTGACGCCTTCTTCTTTCTTGACCTCGGTCAGGCAGTGCTCGAACAGCTCGCGGTCTACGCCCATGACGACGTTGCCGAACATCATAATGAAGCGGCGGTAGGCATCCCAAACGAAACGCTCGTTGCCGGTGAGCTTGATCATGCCCTCTGCTACGGCGTCATTCATGCCGAGGTTCAGAACGGTGTCCATCATGCCCGGCATGGAGTCGCGGGCGCCGGAGCGAACGGAGACGAGGAGCGGGTTGTCGGGGTTGCCGAACTCCTTGCCGGTCTCCTTCTCGAGCTTGGCCTTCGCCTCGAGGATAGCGTTCTTCAGCTCGGGGGTGAACTTGTGGCCCGCCTTCATGAACTCGATGCACTGCTCGGTGGTGACGGTGAAACCCGGCGGCACGGGCAGACCGGCTCTGGTCATGATGTTGAGGTTGGCGCCCTTGCCACCCAACAGGTACTTGAGCATGCCACCCTCGGCCTTGAGCTGCTCCTCAAGGTCCTTCGTATCATCGCTGAACATGTACACGGGCTTGTACTTCGCCATCAACGTTCCTCCCTGGTATCTCGGGTCTCCACGACCCTGACTGATCTGTTTCACTACAAGCACTTCAGATGTCCAGTTCAACCTTCTCGGTTGACAAGAGCCTCACATAGTTGTCCCGCTCGCTCTTCTGAACCGGCCGGGCCGGGACCGCGAGCACTTCGTGGATCGTGACCTTCATCCCGATGCGCACCGTGATTAGATCTCCGACCCTCACGTCCGCCGATGCCTTCGCCGGTCTTCCATTGATCTCCACAAGCCCTGCATCGCACGCTCGCTTGGCAACAGGACGCCGCGCGATGACCCCGGTGGACTTGAGAAAGAGGTCGAGCCTCACGAAATCATTCCGCCTTAGACCTTTCCCAGAGCACGTCCATCTCCGCGAGGGACATGTCGGACAGGTCTTTCCCCATCTCCCGCGCCTGCTGCTCCACCGAGCGGAATCGAGCCGCGAAACGGTCGCAGGCCATGCGCAGCGCGTCCTCGGCATCCACCTTGAGGAAGCGGGCGACGTTGACGAGGGCGAAGAGGACATCTCCGAACTCACGCGCGATGGCCGACTGGTCGCCCGAGGCCCGGGCTTCGCGCAGTTCGGTGAGTTCCTCATCGACTTTCTGCAGTGGACCGTCGAGGTCAGGCCAGTCGAAGCCCACCTTCGAGGCCTTTTTCTGCATGTCCGCTGCCCGTTTCAACGCGGGTAGTGAGCCCGGGATACCGTCGAGAACAGACTGGCGGGATGCAGATTCCTTCTCCGCGCGCTTCAGCCGCTCCCAGTTGTGAAGGACTTCATCACTTCCGGCCACCTCGGTATCGCCGAAGACGTGGGGGTGGCGGTAGATGAGTTTTTCGTTGATACGGTCGCAGACAGCGCGGATGTCGAAGTTGCCGAGTTCCTCAGCGACCCGGGCGTGGAAGACCACTTGCAGCAGCACATCTCCCAGCTCTGCGCATAGCTTGTCGCTATCGCCGCTGTCTACCGCCTCCACAGCCTCGTAAGCTTCCTCGATCATGTACGGCTTCAGCGTCCGGTGGTCCTGTTCACGGTCCCAGGGACACCCCCCAGGAGCCCTGAGCCGGGCCATGATCTCCACCAGTTCATCAAACTGCTTCATGTACACCCACGGTCCTGTCGCGACTTCGGGCGACCGCCTGTTCGCGGCCGCCCGAACATTTCATGGCACAGTTGTCGCAGGCCTGGTAAGCCCGCACTACCGATGAGGGTCGCGGTCTGGGTTCCGTCTACTCGGACTTGGCCGGCTTGCCCTTCCCACCGGCACGCGGCGCTTCTGCGGCTGGAGCCTTGCCCTTCTCAGCCGGTGCACCCTTGCCGGCCGACGGCGCTCCTTGACTCTCTGGTCCGAAGCTCGGGATGTTCGCCTTGGGCGTGAACATCTCATTCAGGTCGGCGTACTTGGGGTCGACGATGTTGACCGTGGCCTTCTCGCGCAGTTCGGAGAGCAGCTGCTGCGGATCCTTGGCCTGCCGGGACTTGAAGGCCTCTTCGATGCGCGCGCGGTCCTTCTCCAGGGAAGCCTGGGACGCAGGCAGCACCTCGATGAGTTTGACGATATACCAGCGTTCCTCAACCGCAAAGGGCTCGCTGATCTGCCCAGGCTTCATTTTCGCCAGGGTCTGGGCAACGGCCGGTGGGAAAACCTGTTCGCGGGGCATCGGCGGAAGTTCCCCGCCATTGTCGCGGCTCATCGGCGAGACG
Proteins encoded in this region:
- a CDS encoding pyruvate, phosphate dikinase, with the translated sequence MAKYKPVYMFSDDTKDLEEQLKAEGGMLKYLLGGKGANLNIMTRAGLPVPPGFTVTTEQCIEFMKAGHKFTPELKNAILEAKAKLEKETGKEFGNPDNPLLVSVRSGARDSMPGMMDTVLNLGMNDAVAEGMIKLTGNERFVWDAYRRFIMMFGNVVMGVDRELFEHCLTEVKKEEGVKEDTEVSAAGLKKVVEAEKAVYKKVVGKDFPTNAEDQLIEGVRAVFESWDNDRAIAYRNMNKIPHDWGTAVNVQMMVFGNMGDDSGTGVAFTRDPATGEKVLYGEYLQNAQGEDVVAGIRTPVPIAELERIDKACYDEFVEICKRLETFYKDVQDMEFTIEKGKLYMLQTRNGKRTAQAAVKIACDLHDEGLIDEAQALMLVPPSQLDQLLHPQFDPKKKPAPIVKGVDASPGAAAGKVVFSAAHAEEWAAKGERVILVRHETSPEDIRGMAAAQGILTSFGGKTSHAAVVGRQMGKPCVVGCSGIEISYSKAQFSAGDVVVKEGDFISIDGGTGEVMLGDVEPQESVVIRGLRGNKAAQKDPLFVYFARLMEWADKYKTLGVRTNADTPEDSELAIALGAQGIGLTRTEHMFFDEKRILSFRKMILSGSAEERREIANKELLPHQRKDFKGILKAMDGKPVIIRLLDPPLHEFLPREKEAVAEVAAATGRKPKEIVELTEALHESNPMLGHRGCRLGVTFPEIYEMQVRAIFEAACELKKKGFNPIPEVMIPLVSLQGELEICFEYTNRVAQEVMAKKGVEVEYMIGTMIELPRACLIADKLAGIAQFFSFGTNDLTQTTFGFSRDDVEGKFFGDYVAKRIFQVSPFETLDVQGVGRLVEMACKEGRAANPKLELGICGEHGGDPHSVEFCHSVGLDYVSCSPLRVPIARLAAAQAAIKSSGHKGAVGE
- a CDS encoding RNA-binding S4 domain-containing protein, coding for MRLDLFLKSTGVIARRPVAKRACDAGLVEINGRPAKASADVRVGDLITVRIGMKVTIHEVLAVPARPVQKSERDNYVRLLSTEKVELDI
- the mazG gene encoding nucleoside triphosphate pyrophosphohydrolase; amino-acid sequence: MKQFDELVEIMARLRAPGGCPWDREQDHRTLKPYMIEEAYEAVEAVDSGDSDKLCAELGDVLLQVVFHARVAEELGNFDIRAVCDRINEKLIYRHPHVFGDTEVAGSDEVLHNWERLKRAEKESASRQSVLDGIPGSLPALKRAADMQKKASKVGFDWPDLDGPLQKVDEELTELREARASGDQSAIAREFGDVLFALVNVARFLKVDAEDALRMACDRFAARFRSVEQQAREMGKDLSDMSLAEMDVLWERSKAE